A DNA window from Oenanthe melanoleuca isolate GR-GAL-2019-014 chromosome 11, OMel1.0, whole genome shotgun sequence contains the following coding sequences:
- the HSF4 gene encoding heat shock factor protein 4, translating to MSGVPVEGTGTSQPQQLGSEPHLNLQLCSSLLNYSFDSREGVELEACEAAVVLPDLAEPRGLSLQRAAWRHQLTLALHQNGTSFHVFDQGRFAKEVLPKYFKHNNMASFVRQLNMYGFRKVVNIEQGGLVKPERDDTEFQHLCFLQGHEHLLEHIKRKVSVVKSEETKMRQEDLSRLLYEVQILRSQQENMECQVQDMKQQNEVLWREVVSLRQNHSQQQKVINKLIQFLFGQLQSSPSSTGIKRKLPLMLDNGISAPPVSKFSRHLSADPLHDPYFIQSPSTEPASCLNSPAITGGPIISDVTEASPPNIMNMQSPPENDREKCLMLIKEEPVSPGVKASPEPEVPLPGCRGCSEPPVLPVAMVQSVLEGKGSCAAAPPGTSQPPERRGRRALLDRTDISDPLEGSDWSLEGLQLLLRSQQYSLEPASLLDVFNPNLSLSEWNLTEMEASLSPMQRLTVDLEKSATELPPKVFNPPFNNTCPGKDVIPESAQQFLLDRQSIFGSDLISLPESSSLYVPSENIASYMSSVGVQGDIPLNLSSSMDNSQ from the exons ATGTCAGGTGTTCCAGTAGAAGGTACAGGAACatctcagccccagcagcttgGATCTGAGCCACACCTGAATCTGCAGTTATGTTCCTCCTTACTGAATTACAGCTTTGACTCCAGGGAAGGAGTAGAAT TAGAGGCCTGTGAGGCTGCTGTAGTGCTTCCAGACCTGGCTGAACCTCGTGGGCTATCACTGCAAAGAGCTGCATGGAGGCACCAGCTCACACTGGCACTACATCAG AATGGCACCAGCTTCCATGTGTTCGACCAAGGCCGCTTTGCCAAAGAGGTGCTGCCCAAGTATTTCAAGCACAACAACATGGCCAGCTTTGTCCGGCAGCTGAACATGT ACGGCTTCAGGAAGGTGGTGAACATCGAGCAGGGGGGGCTTGTCAAGCCTGAGCGGGACGACACTGAGTTCCAGCacctctgcttcctgcagggcCACGAGCACCTCCTGGAGCACATCAAGAGGAAG gtGTCAGTAGTGAAAAGTGAGGAGACCAAGATGCGCCAGGAGGATCTCAGCAGGTTGCTATACGAGGTACAGATACTGAGAAGTCAGCAGGAGAACATGGAGTGTCAAGTGCAGGACATGAAGCA GCAAAATGAAGTTCTTTGGCGAGAAGTTGTTTCTCTCCGGCAGAACCACTCACAGCAACAGAAAGTCATCAACAAG CTGATTCAGTTTCTGTTTGGCCAGCTCCAATcaagccccagcagcactgggataaAGAGGAAGCT ACCTCTGATGCTTGACAATGGGATCTCAGCTCCACCAGTGTCCAAGTTCAGCCGGCATTTGTCTGCAGACCCCCTCCACGACCCCTATTTCATACAGTCG CCATCGACAGAGCCTGCCTCTTGCTTAAACAGCCCTGCAATCACTGGAGGACCCATCATATCTGATGTTACTGAAGCATCACCACCCAACATCATGAATATGCAATCTCCTCCTGAAAATGACAG GGAGAAGTGCCTCATGCTGATCAAGGAGGAGCCAGTGAGCCCTGGAGTGAAGGCCAGCCCGGAGCCCGAGGTGCCGCTGCCCGGCTGCCGGGGCTGCTCCGAGCCCCCGGTGCTGCCGGTGGCCATGGTTCAGTCTGTGCTGGAGGGcaaaggcagctgtgctgcagccccaccagGGACCTCCCAGCCACCtgagaggagaggcaggagggcacTGCTGGACAG AACAGATATTTCAGACCCGTTGGAGGGCAGCGACTggagcctggaggggctgcagctgctgctgaggagccagCAGTACAGCCTGGAGCCTGCCAGCCTCTTGGat GTCTTTAATCCTAATTTATCTCTGAGTGAGTGGAATTTGACTGAAATGGAAGCCAGTCTGTCCCCG ATGCAGCGACTCACAGTGGATCTGGAGAAGAGTGCAACTGAGCTGCCCCCAAAAGTGTTCAACCCACCATTCAACAACACCTGCCCAG GGAAAGATGTCATTCCTGAAAGTGCCCAGCAGTTCCTCCTTGACCGTCAGTCCATCTTTGGGAGCGACCTCATCAGCTTGCCTGAAAGTTCATCACTTTATGTTCCTTCTGAAAATATAGCTTCCTACATGTCCTCTGTGGGTGTCCAAGGGGATATCCCTCTAAACCTGAGTTCTTCCATGGACAACAGCCAGTGA
- the TRADD gene encoding tumor necrosis factor receptor type 1-associated DEATH domain protein, with product MAGSSAPWIGSAYLFLQSTCKTIALPALYESSQKKPCVFKALKLALADCTGSVNGVDMLKVHCSHPHLIVQLKFCKRENCRRFLRSYREGALQKSLQSHLQLSLATTTVPLEVELKAGSEHLDKMLKDEDRCLECIYREKPDRLPDEEITQLEECLKSLMLHQSTNNNVGGKDCSPLKSPPQPYPPQGSSLPTQLTFIFQGQLFDNRTITPDDHQKFAKSVSKKWKQVARSLQKSCRALRDPVLDNVALEYEREGLYEQAYQMLLRFIQSEGKRATIARLVAALEENGLVSLAEELLGLHASEDCS from the exons atggcaggcagctctgctccttggaTTGGCAGCGCTTATCTCTTCCTTCAGTCTACCTGCAAGACCATCGCTCTGCCGGCCCTCTACGAGAGCTCCCAGAAGAAGCCTTGTGTGTTCAAGGCCCTGAAGCTGGCATTAGCAG acTGCACTGGCAGTGTGAATGGTGTGGACATGCTCAAAGTGCACTGCAGCCACCCACACCTGATAGTCCAGCTCAAGTTCTGCAAGCGGGAGAACTGCCGCCGGTTCCTGCGGAGCTACCGGGAAGGAGCGCTCCAGAAATCCCTCCAGAGTCACCTCCAGCTCTCCTTGGCCACAACCACGGTGCCTCTGGAAGTGGAGCTGAAGGCTGGCAGTGAGCACCTTGACAAGATGCTGAAGGATGAGGATCGTTGCCTGGAGTGCATCTACAGAGAAAAG CCTGACCGCCTGCCGGATGAGGAGATCACCCAGCTGGAGGAATGCCTCAAGAGCCTGATGCTTCACCAGAGCACCAACAATAATGTGGGTGGAAAAGACTGCTCACCTCTGAAGTCCCCACCTCAGCCTTATCCTCCTCAAGGCAGCTCCCTTCCCACACAACTCACCTTCATCTTTCAGGGGCAACTGTTTG ACAACAGAACAATCACACCAGACGACCACCAGAAGTTTGCCAAGTCTGTGTCCAAGAAGTGGAAGCAGGTGGCTCGCTCCCTGCAGAAGTCCTGCCGCGCCCTGCGGGACCCTGTCCTTGACAACGTGGCGCTGGAGTACGAGCGGGAGGGACTCTATGAACAGGCCTATCAGATGCTGCTCAGGTTCATCCAGTCCGAGGGCAAGAGGGCCACCATAGCGCGGCTGGTCGCGGCCCTGGAGGAGAACGGGCTCGTCAGCTTGGCTGAGGAGCTCCTGGGCCTCCATGCCAGTGAGGACTGCTCCTAG